One region of Bacteroidota bacterium genomic DNA includes:
- a CDS encoding acyl-CoA carboxylase subunit beta: MSEAKTLPKKALPPTEKLHAKQAEALLGGGEARIKAQHEKGKLTARERVELLMDPGTFQEIGMLVTHRSSEFGLEKQKYLGDGVVTGYGKVNGRLVYVFSQDFTVFGGSLSETHAEKICKIMDLALQNGAPVLGLNDSGGARIQEGVVSLGGYADIFFRNTRASGIIPQISAIMGPCAGGAVYSPAITDFTLMVEDSSYMFVTGPNVVKTVTHEDVSSEELGGASAHSTKSGVTHLTATDDVDAIRQLKRLLSYMPQNCESLPPRYACSQDPSAKVPELNSLVPQNPNQPYDIKDAIRLVADEGSFYEIHKDFAENLVVGFARLDGRPIGIVANQPAVLAGVLDINCSRKGARFVRFCDCFNIPLLVFEDVPGFLPGTDQEWNGIITNGAKLLYAFSEATVPRITVITRKAYGGAYDVMNSKHIGADLNYAWPTAEIAVMGAKGAAEIIFRKEIAEAEEPEAKLAEKVEEYTRKFANPYRAANRGFIDEVILPEDTRAKLIVAFEMLENKAVQPPRRKHGNIPL, encoded by the coding sequence ATGTCTGAAGCCAAAACCTTACCTAAAAAGGCGCTTCCCCCCACTGAGAAGCTGCACGCCAAGCAGGCCGAAGCCCTACTGGGCGGCGGCGAAGCCCGCATAAAAGCCCAGCACGAAAAAGGCAAGCTGACCGCCCGCGAACGGGTGGAGCTGCTGATGGACCCCGGAACGTTCCAGGAAATAGGCATGCTGGTAACCCACCGCAGCAGCGAGTTTGGGCTGGAAAAGCAGAAGTATCTGGGCGACGGGGTAGTAACCGGCTATGGCAAGGTAAATGGCCGACTGGTGTATGTGTTTAGCCAGGATTTTACGGTATTTGGTGGCTCGCTGAGCGAAACACATGCCGAGAAGATCTGCAAAATCATGGACCTGGCGCTACAAAACGGCGCGCCTGTGCTGGGCCTGAACGACAGCGGCGGCGCACGCATACAGGAGGGGGTGGTAAGCCTGGGCGGCTATGCCGACATTTTCTTCCGAAACACCCGCGCCAGTGGCATCATCCCGCAGATATCCGCCATTATGGGGCCCTGTGCGGGTGGGGCCGTGTATAGCCCCGCCATTACAGACTTTACGCTGATGGTGGAAGACAGCAGCTACATGTTTGTAACCGGCCCGAATGTGGTGAAAACCGTAACCCACGAGGACGTAAGCAGCGAGGAACTGGGCGGGGCCAGCGCCCACAGCACAAAGAGTGGGGTAACCCACCTGACCGCTACCGACGATGTGGATGCCATACGCCAGCTGAAGCGGCTGCTAAGCTACATGCCCCAGAACTGCGAGAGCCTGCCACCCCGCTATGCCTGTAGCCAGGACCCAAGCGCCAAGGTGCCCGAGCTGAACAGCCTGGTGCCCCAAAACCCAAACCAGCCCTATGACATAAAGGATGCCATCCGGCTGGTGGCAGACGAGGGTTCCTTCTACGAGATACACAAAGACTTTGCCGAAAACCTGGTAGTGGGCTTTGCCCGCCTGGATGGCCGCCCCATCGGCATTGTGGCAAACCAGCCTGCGGTGCTGGCTGGCGTGCTGGACATAAACTGTAGCCGAAAGGGTGCACGCTTTGTGCGCTTCTGCGACTGTTTCAACATCCCCCTGCTGGTGTTTGAGGACGTACCGGGCTTCCTGCCAGGCACAGACCAGGAGTGGAACGGCATCATAACCAACGGGGCCAAGCTGCTGTATGCCTTCAGCGAGGCCACGGTGCCCCGCATAACCGTTATTACGCGCAAGGCCTACGGCGGAGCCTATGATGTGATGAACAGCAAGCACATAGGTGCCGACCTGAACTATGCCTGGCCTACGGCAGAGATAGCCGTAATGGGGGCCAAGGGGGCGGCGGAGATTATCTTCCGCAAAGAGATAGCCGAAGCCGAAGAGCCCGAAGCCAAACTGGCCGAAAAAGTAGAAGAGTACACCCGCAAGTTTGCCAACCCCTACCGCGCGGCCAACCGGGGCTTTATCGATGAGGTGATCCTGCCCGAAGACACCCGAGCCAAACTGATCGTGGCCTTTGAGATGCTGGAGAACAAGGCGGTGCAGCCCCCCCGCCGCAAGCACGGCAATATACCCCTGTAA
- the aroC gene encoding chorismate synthase: MSYNTFGRQFRITTYGESHGRGIGVVIDGCPAGLHIDESFIQAELDRRRPGQSAIVTQRKEDDRVEILSGVYGGITTGTPIALHIANQDPKSQDYDHLKDTYRPSHADYTYQAKYGHRDHRGGGRSSARETAARVAAGAVARLLLQQHTGIRLAAWVHSVGSIAMPELNALPDPAAIEANPVRCPDATTAAEMEALIRQVRKEGDTIGGIVAGRIEGVPTGLGEPVFDKLHAALAHALMGIHAAKGFEYGSGFAGTHMRGSQHNDHYYQEAGRIRTHTNQSGGIQGGISNGEPIYFKLGFKPIATLMQEQPTVNTAGQPASVAGRGRHDPCVLPRAVAIVESMCALVLADFWLRARLDRLGPASY; this comes from the coding sequence ATGAGCTACAACACCTTTGGCCGCCAGTTTCGCATCACCACCTATGGCGAGAGCCATGGGCGGGGCATCGGGGTCGTCATAGACGGCTGCCCGGCCGGCCTGCACATAGATGAATCGTTTATCCAGGCCGAGCTAGACCGCCGCCGCCCGGGCCAGAGTGCCATCGTTACCCAGCGCAAGGAGGACGACCGGGTAGAGATCCTGTCGGGCGTATACGGTGGCATCACCACCGGCACCCCCATTGCCCTGCATATAGCCAACCAGGACCCGAAGAGCCAGGACTACGACCACCTGAAAGACACCTACCGCCCCAGCCATGCCGACTATACCTACCAGGCCAAGTATGGCCACCGAGACCACCGGGGCGGCGGGCGCAGCAGTGCGCGCGAAACAGCAGCGCGTGTGGCCGCCGGGGCGGTGGCTAGGCTGCTCCTGCAGCAGCACACCGGTATACGGCTAGCTGCCTGGGTACACAGCGTGGGCAGCATAGCCATGCCCGAGCTGAACGCCCTGCCAGACCCCGCCGCCATAGAGGCCAACCCCGTGCGCTGCCCCGATGCCACCACCGCCGCTGAAATGGAGGCCCTCATCCGCCAGGTGCGAAAGGAGGGCGACACCATTGGCGGCATCGTAGCGGGGCGCATAGAGGGAGTGCCTACGGGCCTGGGCGAACCCGTGTTTGACAAGCTTCACGCGGCCCTGGCCCATGCCCTCATGGGCATCCATGCGGCCAAGGGCTTTGAGTACGGCAGCGGCTTTGCCGGCACCCACATGCGGGGCAGCCAGCACAACGACCACTACTACCAAGAGGCAGGGCGGATACGAACCCACACCAACCAGAGCGGCGGCATCCAGGGTGGCATCAGCAACGGAGAACCCATCTACTTCAAGCTTGGCTTCAAGCCCATTGCCACCCTGATGCAGGAGCAACCTACGGTGAACACCGCCGGGCAACCGGCTAGCGTGGCGGGCCGGGGCCGCCACGACCCCTGCGTGCTGCCCCGGGCCGTAGCGATAGTGGAAAGCATGTGCGCACTGGTGCTGGCCGACTTCTGGCTCAGGGCGCGGCTAGACCGGCTGGGGCCTGCCAGCTACTAA
- a CDS encoding T9SS type A sorting domain-containing protein has product MAGTTLKYALARPGQASLRILDPQGRTIRQIQNMPAQQGLNTQYVDLSMLPCGLYTYVLETTQGTLASQLSIAN; this is encoded by the coding sequence GTGGCAGGCACCACCTTAAAATACGCACTGGCCCGGCCGGGCCAGGCTAGCCTGCGCATACTGGACCCGCAAGGGCGCACAATAAGGCAGATACAAAACATGCCTGCACAGCAGGGACTCAACACGCAGTATGTAGACCTGAGCATGCTGCCCTGTGGCCTATACACCTATGTGCTGGAGACCACACAGGGCACCCTGGCTAGCCAGCTCAGCATCGCAAATTAA
- a CDS encoding T9SS type A sorting domain-containing protein, with amino-acid sequence MKVLDVYPQRPAEAYTQAAALNKTQATFEVTDSVAFKLCRQRINDNAVNLETLLGVARVQYPTTQRGYAAGTGGSVTAGGAYVSGFYSLQNFNNSFINANALKNSTVDQAFVKEIIFPSLGGVANYRAVKVGTPDPLYIRFYGVGGQFAAVSQTIPSTSNQINLPASRGINLNQVYGQVNFTVDDLLLIQNEQHRILLDNPIQVPDSFWVYVQVDSTAGTMDDTLAPGLLEAQLLLLRNPPNPLINDTMVCGADFRSAYQLRESNGALSGVPIRIPTLQVGGGVNATFPYNFLNTNIALYLVYEYDPPVSRTERKAIGQGSFALYSPYPNPAHTKLNLKYELAYTGGVTIRVMNNQLQTVTEVNLPNQPAGSYNYDLNTSDYAAGSYYVQMFHDGNVITQKVQVVR; translated from the coding sequence GTGAAAGTGCTGGACGTGTATCCCCAGCGGCCAGCAGAGGCATACACCCAGGCCGCTGCCCTCAACAAAACCCAGGCCACTTTTGAGGTTACAGACTCCGTTGCGTTCAAGCTCTGCCGGCAGCGGATTAACGACAACGCTGTAAACCTGGAAACCCTGCTGGGGGTTGCACGGGTTCAGTACCCAACTACCCAAAGAGGCTATGCAGCCGGAACCGGGGGCAGTGTTACGGCAGGTGGTGCCTACGTGAGTGGCTTTTACAGCCTGCAGAACTTTAACAACTCCTTCATTAATGCAAATGCCCTCAAAAATTCGACTGTAGACCAGGCCTTTGTGAAAGAAATCATCTTTCCATCGCTCGGAGGCGTGGCAAACTATCGGGCCGTAAAGGTAGGAACCCCCGATCCGCTCTACATCCGCTTCTACGGAGTAGGTGGACAGTTCGCCGCTGTCTCCCAAACTATCCCCAGCACCTCAAATCAGATAAATCTACCCGCCTCTCGGGGTATAAATCTAAACCAAGTATATGGCCAAGTAAACTTTACGGTGGATGACCTGCTGTTGATCCAGAACGAGCAGCACCGTATCCTGCTGGATAACCCCATACAGGTACCCGATAGCTTTTGGGTATATGTACAAGTAGACAGCACTGCCGGCACTATGGACGACACGCTGGCACCAGGCCTACTGGAGGCACAGCTACTTTTGCTAAGAAATCCGCCCAATCCCCTAATAAACGATACCATGGTTTGCGGTGCCGACTTCCGGAGCGCCTACCAACTTAGAGAGTCGAATGGTGCATTGTCAGGCGTACCTATCCGGATCCCAACCCTTCAAGTAGGCGGAGGTGTTAACGCTACCTTCCCCTATAACTTTTTGAATACGAACATTGCGCTCTACCTGGTGTATGAGTATGATCCCCCGGTATCGCGCACCGAGCGCAAGGCAATTGGCCAGGGATCCTTCGCCCTGTATAGCCCCTACCCCAACCCCGCGCATACCAAGCTGAACCTGAAGTACGAACTGGCCTACACCGGCGGTGTTACCATACGCGTAATGAATAACCAGCTGCAGACCGTGACGGAGGTAAACCTGCCCAACCAGCCAGCCGGCAGCTACAACTACGACCTGAACACCAGCGACTACGCAGCAGGATCCTACTACGTACAGATGTTCCACGACGGGAATGTAATCACGCAAAAAGTGCAAGTGGTGCGCTAG
- a CDS encoding ferritin — protein MPISSEIQKLLNDQINLELHSANQYLCIASHFIDEELVGIGNFFLLQSQEENGHAMKQFDYLHAVGGKFALGDLKAPEQKFGGYLDVFRLALKLEERVTASIYNIVDQAQKQKDFATYTFFEWFVTEQVEEESTLHQLIRKLEMIGDNTSALFLFDQELGSRKAGA, from the coding sequence ATGCCTATCTCATCTGAAATACAAAAGCTGCTGAATGACCAGATAAACCTGGAGCTGCACTCTGCTAATCAATACCTGTGTATAGCCAGCCACTTCATAGACGAAGAGCTGGTAGGGATAGGCAATTTCTTTCTGCTGCAAAGCCAGGAGGAGAATGGCCATGCCATGAAGCAGTTTGACTACCTGCATGCCGTAGGCGGCAAGTTTGCCCTGGGAGACCTGAAGGCACCCGAGCAAAAATTTGGCGGTTACCTGGATGTATTCCGCCTGGCCCTGAAGCTGGAAGAGCGGGTTACAGCCTCCATCTACAACATTGTAGACCAAGCCCAGAAGCAGAAAGACTTTGCGACCTACACCTTCTTCGAGTGGTTTGTAACTGAGCAGGTGGAGGAAGAAAGCACCCTGCACCAGCTTATCCGAAAACTGGAGATGATAGGCGACAATACCAGTGCCCTCTTCCTGTTCGACCAAGAGCTGGGCAGCCGCAAAGCGGGTGCCTGA
- a CDS encoding Smr/MutS family protein: MQRILPPGTAVMLLHEAARGVVRSFVPPNRYLVEVDGLEMEFHQDELLAEALGLRAEKAVGQPDYPPTLVLVQQDDKLGLYNGLGYTLEGYAYLPEPMAIRLAPAGTQPLPVQALNAAKLTVDAVLLSTQGMPPPPARYTYKLAKSHKQQTDWTLVPEAYIPTGLPQPKPADLPTPRPTALPPAFAEVDLHLEALTETQLDVLDALGLQLRAYEQAVEDAQAQGCKGIILIHGVGQGVLRAEIWKRLKERTDVRTYQLDSSGRFGQGATRVQFK, translated from the coding sequence ATGCAGCGCATACTGCCGCCGGGAACAGCGGTGATGCTGCTGCACGAAGCTGCCAGGGGTGTGGTACGATCCTTCGTTCCACCCAATCGCTACCTGGTGGAGGTGGATGGGCTGGAGATGGAGTTCCACCAGGATGAACTGCTAGCTGAAGCCCTTGGCCTACGAGCAGAGAAAGCCGTGGGCCAGCCCGACTATCCGCCTACACTTGTGCTGGTACAGCAGGATGACAAGCTAGGGCTGTACAACGGGCTGGGCTATACCCTGGAGGGATATGCGTACCTGCCCGAGCCCATGGCCATACGCCTGGCCCCGGCCGGCACACAGCCGCTGCCCGTGCAGGCCCTAAATGCGGCAAAGCTGACCGTGGATGCCGTGCTGCTCAGCACGCAGGGCATGCCCCCGCCCCCAGCACGCTATACCTATAAGCTGGCCAAAAGCCACAAGCAGCAAACGGACTGGACCCTGGTACCCGAGGCCTATATACCCACCGGCCTACCCCAGCCAAAGCCCGCAGACCTGCCCACACCCAGGCCTACGGCGCTCCCGCCTGCATTTGCAGAGGTGGACCTGCACCTGGAGGCCCTTACCGAAACCCAGCTGGATGTGCTGGATGCCCTGGGGCTACAGCTAAGGGCATATGAGCAAGCCGTGGAGGATGCACAGGCGCAGGGCTGCAAGGGCATAATCCTGATACATGGCGTAGGCCAGGGGGTGCTGCGGGCCGAAATATGGAAACGGCTGAAAGAACGCACCGATGTAAGGACGTATCAGCTAGACAGCTCGGGGCGATTCGGCCAGGGTGCCACACGAGTCCAGTTCAAATAG
- a CDS encoding CCA tRNA nucleotidyltransferase has translation MRERKQAYPEALTHPLFRVVSNCAQALGQPVYVVGGYVRDFVLGKAVKDIDFVTLGSGVQLAQKVAEALTHTKLATYDNFGTALVVVEDYELEFVGARRESYRKDSRKPIVEDGTLEDDQLRRDFTINTLSLSLNEPNYGQLVDPFDGLRDLAEGIIRTPRDPNLTFSDDPLRMLRAIRFACRLGYYIEPEAYKAIYQQRERIQILSQERITDEVNKILLCDKPSIGLYHLEKTGLLPYILPELEAMKGVEEVAGQRHKDNFHHTLKVVDNLAALSPKLWLRWAALLHDIAKPLTKRFEPGTGWTFHGHEDKGARMVPHIFRRLKLPQGEAMRYVRNMVQLHQRPIALVNEQVTDAAMRRLVVDAGEDLADLMLLCRADITTRDENRKNRYQRNFRKVEERIMEVLENDRLRNWQPPITGEQIIQAYQLKPGPAVGLIKNAIREAILEGEIPNEEQAAFAYMQQIAPALIEQAEQLGR, from the coding sequence ATGAGGGAGCGTAAGCAGGCCTACCCGGAGGCGCTCACACATCCGCTATTTCGTGTTGTGAGTAATTGTGCCCAGGCACTGGGCCAGCCCGTGTACGTGGTTGGTGGCTATGTGCGAGACTTCGTGCTGGGAAAAGCGGTAAAAGACATCGACTTTGTAACCCTGGGCAGCGGCGTGCAGCTTGCCCAAAAAGTGGCCGAAGCCCTGACGCACACTAAGCTGGCAACCTATGACAACTTTGGCACTGCCCTGGTGGTGGTAGAGGACTATGAACTGGAGTTTGTAGGCGCACGCAGGGAAAGCTATCGGAAAGACAGCCGCAAGCCTATAGTGGAAGACGGAACGCTGGAGGATGACCAGCTGCGTAGGGATTTTACCATCAACACACTCAGCCTGAGCCTGAACGAGCCAAACTATGGGCAGCTGGTCGACCCTTTTGACGGGCTCCGAGACCTGGCGGAAGGGATTATCCGTACACCCCGGGATCCCAACCTTACCTTCTCAGACGACCCACTGCGCATGCTGCGTGCCATCCGCTTTGCCTGTCGCCTGGGCTATTACATAGAGCCGGAAGCCTATAAGGCCATTTATCAGCAGCGCGAGCGCATCCAGATCCTCAGCCAGGAACGCATTACCGATGAGGTAAACAAAATCCTGCTATGCGACAAGCCCAGCATAGGGCTATACCACCTGGAAAAAACCGGGCTACTACCCTACATCCTGCCCGAGCTGGAGGCCATGAAGGGGGTGGAAGAGGTAGCCGGGCAACGGCACAAAGACAACTTTCACCATACCCTGAAGGTGGTAGATAACCTGGCGGCCCTAAGCCCGAAGCTGTGGCTGCGCTGGGCAGCCCTGCTGCACGACATAGCCAAGCCCCTGACCAAGCGCTTCGAACCCGGCACGGGCTGGACCTTCCATGGGCACGAAGACAAAGGCGCACGCATGGTGCCCCACATCTTCCGGCGGCTAAAGCTGCCCCAGGGCGAAGCCATGCGCTATGTGCGAAACATGGTGCAGCTGCACCAGCGGCCCATTGCCCTGGTGAATGAGCAAGTAACCGATGCCGCCATGCGCCGGCTGGTGGTAGATGCCGGCGAAGACCTGGCTGACCTGATGCTGCTCTGCCGGGCCGACATCACCACCCGAGACGAGAACCGAAAAAACCGATACCAGCGCAATTTTCGGAAGGTAGAAGAACGCATCATGGAGGTGCTGGAGAACGACCGGCTGCGAAACTGGCAACCCCCCATTACCGGCGAGCAGATTATTCAAGCCTATCAGCTAAAGCCGGGCCCCGCCGTAGGCCTTATCAAAAATGCCATACGAGAGGCAATCCTGGAGGGCGAGATTCCGAATGAGGAACAGGCAGCATTCGCCTATATGCAGCAGATAGCCCCCGCGCTCATCGAACAGGCCGAACAGCTAGGCCGGTAG